The following are encoded in a window of Amphibacillus xylanus NBRC 15112 genomic DNA:
- the ftsY gene encoding signal recognition particle-docking protein FtsY, producing the protein MSFFKKLKDKFSSSTTSEKTSKKYETGLEKTRQSFSAKLNDLIARYRKVDEDFFEELEEVLISADVGVNTVMELIEELEMEVKRQNIKDTDKVKEVISEKLVAIYMDGNDSIPSLNLQEGELSVILFVGVNGVGKTTTIGKLAHQLKEEGKKVVLAAGDTFRAGAIEQLEVWGERVGVDVIKQSAGSDPAAVVYDGIQAAKARGADILICDTAGRLQNKVNLMNELSKVNRVISREIPGAPHEVLLVLDATTGQNALSQAKVFSEATNVSGIVLTKLDGTAKGGIVLAIRKELNIPVKYVGLGEQITDLQIFDPNAFVYGLFSDMIE; encoded by the coding sequence GTGAGTTTTTTTAAAAAGTTAAAAGATAAATTTTCATCATCTACTACGAGTGAAAAAACATCAAAGAAGTATGAAACAGGTCTAGAAAAAACCCGACAATCTTTTTCAGCGAAGCTAAACGATCTCATCGCTCGCTACCGAAAAGTAGATGAAGATTTCTTTGAAGAATTAGAGGAAGTCTTAATTTCAGCAGATGTTGGCGTAAATACCGTTATGGAATTGATTGAAGAGTTAGAGATGGAAGTTAAACGTCAAAATATTAAAGATACTGATAAAGTAAAAGAAGTCATATCTGAAAAACTAGTCGCAATCTATATGGATGGTAATGACTCAATCCCATCATTAAATCTCCAAGAAGGAGAACTATCTGTCATTTTATTTGTTGGGGTTAACGGAGTTGGTAAAACTACAACAATCGGTAAGCTTGCCCATCAATTAAAAGAAGAAGGCAAGAAAGTTGTTCTAGCGGCAGGCGATACATTTCGCGCTGGAGCAATAGAACAATTAGAGGTTTGGGGCGAGCGTGTCGGTGTTGACGTCATTAAGCAAAGCGCTGGAAGTGACCCAGCAGCAGTCGTTTATGATGGTATTCAAGCAGCTAAAGCTAGAGGTGCAGATATCTTAATTTGTGACACTGCCGGACGTCTACAAAATAAAGTGAACTTAATGAATGAATTAAGTAAGGTAAATCGAGTCATTAGTCGTGAAATTCCAGGCGCACCACATGAAGTATTACTCGTCTTGGATGCTACGACTGGTCAAAATGCACTAAGTCAGGCAAAAGTCTTCTCAGAAGCAACTAATGTTAGTGGCATTGTCCTAACTAAGCTTGACGGCACTGCTAAAGGTGGCATTGTGTTAGCGATCAGAAAAGAGTTAAATATCCCAGTGAAATATGTTGGTTTAGGTGAGCAAATCACTGATTTGCAAATCTTTGATCCAAATGCCTTTGTCTACGGACTATTTTCCGATATGATTGAGTAA
- the plsX gene encoding phosphate acyltransferase PlsX — protein sequence MKIVIDAMGGDNAPQSVVEGAMLAIESLKQIDEIILVGDQDKIKPFLSNDNKISILHTTEVITADDEPVRAARRKKNSSLVLMAKEVKEGRADACLSAGNTGALMSVGLFQVGRIKGIERPALSPTLPTIDGKGFVFLDVGANVDAKPKQLLQYGIMGSIYSEKVRGISNPRVGLLNVGTEEGKGNELAKQAYELLSHAPINFIGNVEARDLLDGVADVVVTDGFSGNVALKTIEGTAQMMFGLIKETFMSSLKTKLAAAVLKKDLKQLKNKLDYSEYGGAGLFGLAAPVIKAHGSSNARAIYNAIKQTSHMVENNVTEVIETTVRDMKETNGGQE from the coding sequence ATGAAAATTGTAATAGATGCAATGGGTGGAGACAATGCTCCGCAATCAGTTGTAGAAGGTGCAATGCTTGCAATTGAATCACTCAAACAAATTGATGAAATTATTTTAGTGGGTGATCAAGATAAAATTAAACCTTTTTTAAGCAATGATAATAAAATTTCAATTTTACATACTACTGAAGTGATTACTGCTGATGATGAGCCAGTTAGAGCAGCACGCCGTAAGAAGAATTCATCGCTTGTATTAATGGCTAAAGAAGTTAAAGAGGGTAGAGCTGACGCATGTTTATCCGCAGGAAATACAGGTGCATTAATGAGTGTAGGCCTGTTTCAAGTAGGTCGAATTAAAGGAATTGAGCGCCCAGCATTAAGCCCGACTTTACCAACCATAGATGGAAAAGGTTTTGTTTTCCTAGATGTAGGAGCGAATGTTGATGCAAAGCCAAAACAGCTACTACAGTATGGGATTATGGGATCGATTTACAGTGAAAAGGTTAGAGGTATTTCTAATCCGCGAGTTGGCTTATTAAATGTCGGCACTGAAGAAGGTAAAGGTAATGAATTAGCTAAGCAAGCATATGAATTACTAAGTCATGCACCGATTAATTTCATTGGTAATGTCGAAGCAAGAGATTTACTTGATGGTGTAGCTGATGTTGTCGTAACAGACGGATTTAGTGGTAATGTCGCCCTTAAAACGATTGAGGGGACAGCGCAAATGATGTTTGGTTTGATTAAAGAAACATTTATGTCATCACTCAAAACGAAGCTTGCAGCTGCTGTCTTAAAGAAAGATTTAAAACAGTTAAAAAATAAATTGGATTACTCTGAATACGGTGGCGCTGGTTTATTTGGATTAGCTGCTCCAGTTATTAAAGCACATGGATCATCTAATGCACGTGCGATTTACAATGCGATTAAACAGACTAGTCATATGGTTGAAAACAATGTTACTGAAGTAATTGAAACAACGGTAAGAGACATGAAAGAAACTAATGGGGGACAAGAATGA
- the smc gene encoding chromosome segregation protein SMC: MFLKRLESVGFKSFAEPITVDFVPGVTAVVGPNGSGKSNVTDAIRWVLGEQSAKSLRGSKMEDIIFQGSDTRKPLNIAEVTLILDNHDRTLPIDYQEVSVTRRVSRSGDSEFFLNKQPCRLKDIIDLFLDSGLGREAFSIIGQGKIEEILSSKAEERRTIFEEAAGVLKYKNRKKKAEYKLAETQENLNRIEDIIYEIDGQLEPLKEQSSRAKEYLSYKDQLKGAEITLLRTEIEDLHNDWRELLSQIEQLKQTENDYTGQIQIEAAQVEKEDLQIEQLDQVIESLQQKLLELTESFEKLTGERNVILERSKHTTQSKEKLSQQRAILQDQYLKTETELKSEQNKLTEITVSVKQTNSKLIELEKRLTHNQDELDQQIESLKADYIDQLNQQATTRHEIKIIEQQRNQMIAQKERSQTEQTSEHADYDKLHQLKVKLAEEVNALNDQQSIIHESLKQAELEKEQANKLLKDMQARLEKGQRQIDLMQSRKDMLEEMKQDFQGFYSGVKTVLKAREVGKLSGIHGAVIELIDIPERFLIALETALANQAQHVVVSNEQAGRKAIAYLKQQNNGRATFLPLDVIQPKKITNQYLEKVKGHTGFVGLANEVAQVDPTYKLVVDYLLGHTIIADQLKDANEIARLVDRRFRIVTLDGDIVNPGGSMTGGARKVTNQNIFTRDKELEKLTEKINQFKHRAEKFAGEIKQQSLLVAEIERKVEHLRVKREEIQHQLHEKLAEQQTNQIRLSHIEKQIQMIERERETKKAEFNRLESEKEKNETKLKQLQAQIDEIQAEIAKLTQEKDNFEENKASLETEYQSLQVKIAEQKKERMYQNEKVEQKDQQLTQLSESIEAVDQELELIKNTEASAEFITVLEQRIQENEAEKLQVTKEIQVKRQERLQLTQRLGERQAKYRTLQSKKQALTEERQLLEVKANRLDVELENRLLQLQEDYELSFEKAKADYEKSDDLKSLRRQVKLIKRTIEELGTVNLGAIDEYERISERYEFLTSQQADLQDAKDTLYAVIREMDQEMELRFDQTFSKIRVEFTEVFRQLFGGGHAELTLTDPNQLLTTGVEIKAQPPGKKAQQLALLSGGERALTAIALLFAILRVRPVPFCVLDEVEAALDEANVERFSRYLKAFSEQTQFIVITHRKGTMEGADVLYGVTMQESGVSRFVSVKLEETDELLETKS; this comes from the coding sequence ATGTTTTTAAAAAGATTAGAGTCTGTAGGTTTTAAATCATTTGCTGAACCTATTACAGTAGACTTTGTACCAGGTGTAACAGCTGTTGTTGGACCAAATGGAAGTGGAAAAAGTAATGTAACCGACGCGATCCGTTGGGTATTAGGTGAACAGTCAGCTAAGTCATTACGAGGGTCGAAAATGGAAGATATCATTTTTCAAGGCAGTGACACCCGTAAACCACTTAATATTGCAGAAGTCACATTAATTTTAGATAATCATGATCGTACATTACCGATTGATTACCAGGAAGTAAGTGTGACAAGACGAGTCTCTCGTTCAGGAGATAGTGAATTCTTCTTGAACAAACAACCTTGTCGTCTAAAGGACATTATTGATTTATTTTTAGATTCAGGTTTAGGCAGAGAAGCATTTTCAATTATTGGTCAAGGGAAAATCGAGGAAATCTTAAGCTCAAAAGCAGAAGAACGACGAACAATTTTTGAAGAAGCAGCTGGTGTGCTCAAATATAAAAACCGCAAGAAAAAGGCAGAGTATAAACTTGCTGAAACACAAGAGAACTTAAATCGAATTGAAGATATAATCTATGAAATTGATGGACAGTTAGAGCCTTTAAAGGAACAATCATCTAGAGCAAAAGAATATTTATCATACAAAGACCAACTTAAAGGTGCTGAAATTACTTTATTAAGAACAGAGATAGAAGACTTACATAATGATTGGCGGGAACTTTTAAGTCAAATTGAACAATTAAAGCAAACAGAGAATGATTATACGGGCCAAATTCAAATTGAAGCTGCTCAAGTTGAGAAAGAAGATCTTCAAATTGAACAATTAGATCAAGTTATTGAATCATTACAACAGAAACTTCTGGAGCTTACTGAATCATTTGAGAAATTGACTGGAGAAAGAAATGTTATTTTAGAACGCTCAAAACATACCACTCAGAGCAAAGAAAAACTATCTCAGCAACGAGCCATTCTACAAGATCAATATCTAAAGACTGAAACCGAACTTAAATCTGAACAAAATAAATTAACTGAGATAACTGTGAGTGTAAAACAAACAAATTCAAAATTAATCGAGCTTGAAAAACGTTTAACGCATAATCAAGATGAGCTAGATCAACAAATCGAGTCATTAAAAGCAGATTATATTGACCAACTCAATCAACAAGCAACGACACGTCATGAGATTAAGATTATTGAGCAACAACGAAATCAAATGATTGCCCAAAAAGAACGTAGTCAAACAGAACAAACATCTGAGCATGCAGACTATGATAAATTACATCAGTTAAAAGTAAAATTAGCCGAAGAAGTGAATGCTTTAAATGACCAACAATCGATTATTCATGAATCACTCAAGCAAGCTGAATTAGAAAAAGAACAAGCAAATAAATTGTTAAAAGATATGCAAGCTAGATTGGAAAAAGGTCAACGTCAAATCGACTTAATGCAATCTCGAAAAGACATGCTTGAAGAAATGAAGCAAGATTTTCAAGGATTTTATTCAGGCGTAAAGACGGTATTAAAGGCTAGAGAGGTTGGAAAGTTATCAGGAATCCATGGAGCAGTGATTGAGTTGATTGATATTCCAGAGCGCTTTTTAATAGCACTTGAGACAGCCTTGGCTAATCAAGCACAGCACGTCGTTGTAAGTAATGAACAAGCAGGTAGAAAAGCAATCGCCTACTTAAAGCAACAAAATAATGGGCGGGCCACATTTTTACCGCTTGATGTTATCCAACCGAAAAAAATTACTAATCAGTACCTAGAAAAAGTTAAGGGTCATACTGGTTTTGTTGGACTAGCTAATGAAGTCGCACAGGTAGATCCAACATACAAATTAGTTGTGGACTACTTATTAGGTCATACAATTATTGCAGATCAATTAAAAGATGCCAATGAAATCGCTCGACTCGTTGATCGCAGGTTCCGAATTGTGACATTGGATGGCGATATTGTTAATCCAGGCGGTTCGATGACTGGTGGTGCACGGAAAGTAACGAATCAAAACATCTTTACTCGCGATAAAGAATTAGAAAAATTAACAGAGAAAATTAATCAATTCAAGCATCGTGCCGAAAAGTTTGCAGGAGAAATTAAACAACAATCACTTCTCGTCGCTGAAATTGAACGCAAGGTTGAACATTTACGGGTAAAACGAGAAGAAATTCAGCATCAGCTTCACGAGAAATTAGCCGAACAGCAAACAAATCAAATCCGGCTATCACATATTGAAAAACAAATTCAAATGATAGAACGCGAGAGAGAAACTAAAAAAGCCGAATTTAATCGTCTTGAATCTGAAAAAGAGAAGAATGAAACTAAATTAAAACAGTTACAAGCTCAAATAGATGAGATACAAGCAGAAATCGCAAAGTTAACACAAGAGAAGGATAACTTTGAAGAAAATAAAGCAAGCCTAGAGACTGAATACCAATCACTCCAAGTTAAAATTGCTGAGCAGAAAAAAGAACGCATGTATCAAAATGAAAAAGTTGAACAAAAAGACCAGCAATTAACGCAACTGAGTGAGTCAATTGAAGCGGTCGATCAGGAGCTTGAATTAATCAAGAACACCGAAGCAAGTGCTGAGTTTATCACTGTACTTGAACAAAGAATTCAAGAGAATGAAGCGGAAAAACTACAAGTTACGAAGGAGATTCAAGTTAAAAGGCAAGAACGATTGCAATTAACACAACGCCTAGGAGAGCGCCAAGCAAAATATCGTACATTACAAAGTAAGAAGCAGGCGTTAACAGAAGAACGACAACTATTAGAAGTGAAAGCGAATCGTTTAGATGTTGAACTTGAAAATCGACTCTTACAGCTACAGGAAGATTATGAACTAAGCTTTGAAAAGGCAAAAGCAGATTATGAAAAATCGGATGATTTGAAGTCGCTTAGAAGACAAGTTAAACTGATTAAGCGTACAATAGAAGAATTAGGTACAGTCAACTTAGGGGCTATCGATGAATATGAGCGCATCTCAGAACGATACGAATTTTTAACTAGTCAACAAGCAGATTTACAAGATGCTAAGGATACGTTATATGCTGTTATTCGTGAAATGGACCAAGAGATGGAGCTTCGATTTGATCAGACATTCTCTAAGATCAGAGTCGAATTTACTGAAGTATTTCGTCAATTATTTGGTGGCGGACACGCTGAATTGACCCTAACCGACCCTAATCAATTGCTGACGACAGGTGTAGAGATTAAGGCACAACCACCTGGGAAAAAAGCGCAGCAATTAGCTTTATTATCTGGTGGTGAACGAGCATTAACAGCAATTGCATTGTTATTTGCCATTCTTCGTGTTAGACCTGTTCCGTTTTGTGTATTAGATGAAGTTGAAGCAGCGCTGGATGAAGCTAATGTTGAACGCTTTAGTCGTTATTTAAAAGCATTTAGTGAACAAACCCAATTTATTGTGATTACACATAGAAAAGGTACAATGGAAGGTGCTGACGTCTTATACGGTGTAACGATGCAGGAATCTGGTGTATCACGTTTTGTGTCAGTAAAGTTAGAAGAAACAGATGAATTATTAGAAACAAAATCTTAA
- the rnc gene encoding ribonuclease III, translating to MNFDELEKKLGITFKNQKLLIQAFTHSSYVNENRNKIQQDNERLEFLGDAVLELGISQYLYRTYPNKPEGELTKLRATIVCEPALVKFALDLKFDQYVLLGKGEERTGGRKRPALLADVFEAFIGALYLDQDFNAVVNFLHKYIYPKIKNGFMIKEIDYKSQLQELIQQDKQGEINYEIISEKGPAHDREFIAQVKINNKVVGIGHGRTKKESEQRAAKIALDKHQTSI from the coding sequence ATGAATTTTGATGAATTAGAAAAGAAATTAGGCATAACATTTAAAAATCAAAAACTATTAATTCAAGCATTTACGCATTCATCGTATGTCAATGAGAATAGGAATAAGATTCAGCAAGACAATGAGCGCTTGGAGTTTTTAGGCGATGCAGTTTTAGAGCTAGGTATATCACAATATTTATACCGAACTTATCCGAACAAACCAGAAGGTGAACTGACAAAGTTGAGGGCAACAATTGTTTGTGAACCTGCGTTAGTTAAATTCGCACTTGATCTAAAATTTGATCAATATGTTCTTTTAGGTAAAGGTGAAGAACGAACTGGTGGTAGAAAGAGACCTGCACTTTTAGCAGATGTATTCGAAGCGTTTATCGGAGCGTTATATTTAGACCAAGATTTTAATGCTGTTGTAAACTTTCTACATAAGTATATTTATCCAAAAATTAAAAACGGTTTTATGATTAAGGAGATTGATTATAAGAGCCAATTGCAGGAGCTGATCCAACAAGACAAGCAAGGTGAGATTAACTACGAGATTATTTCAGAAAAAGGACCAGCGCACGATCGAGAATTTATTGCACAAGTAAAAATTAACAATAAAGTAGTCGGAATCGGGCACGGTCGAACAAAAAAAGAATCGGAGCAACGAGCAGCTAAAATAGCATTAGACAAACATCAAACTTCGATTTAG
- the fapR gene encoding transcription factor FapR, with translation MRLPKRIRQERLKAKIEETPFITDEELAKTFSVSIQTIRLDRMELAIPELRERIKSVAKDQWNETVKSLPLDDVIGEIIDLELDKRAISILDIKKDHVFTRNDIARGHHLFAQANSLAVAVIDDELALTEKADIRFIRQVKQGERVIAKAHVQPSERRNRTLVMVDSFVDQELVFSGQFTMYRSTE, from the coding sequence ATGAGATTACCAAAGCGAATTAGACAAGAGCGTCTTAAAGCAAAGATTGAAGAAACGCCATTTATAACAGATGAAGAATTGGCTAAGACGTTTTCTGTTAGTATTCAAACGATTCGGTTAGACCGGATGGAATTAGCTATTCCTGAATTACGAGAAAGAATTAAATCTGTTGCAAAAGATCAGTGGAATGAAACAGTTAAATCACTTCCTCTTGATGATGTGATTGGGGAAATTATTGATCTTGAATTAGATAAACGAGCAATTTCTATCCTTGATATTAAGAAGGACCATGTGTTCACTAGAAATGATATTGCAAGAGGGCATCATTTGTTTGCTCAAGCGAACTCATTGGCTGTTGCTGTAATTGACGATGAGCTTGCACTTACTGAAAAAGCAGATATTCGATTTATTCGACAAGTTAAACAAGGCGAGCGCGTTATCGCAAAAGCACATGTACAACCAAGTGAAAGACGTAATCGAACACTTGTGATGGTTGATAGCTTTGTCGACCAAGAACTCGTATTTTCTGGTCAATTTACGATGTATCGATCAACAGAATAA
- the fabG gene encoding 3-oxoacyl-[acyl-carrier-protein] reductase — protein sequence MNKMTQKVALVTGASRGIGRAIALELAQRGYDVAINYAGSEDKAKEVAASVQQLGRKAIVVKADVTNESDVKSMVKSVITELGSIDILVNNAGITRDNLLIRMKEDEFDQVINTNLKGVFLCMKAASRPMMKQRTGKIINISSVVGISGNPGQMNYVAAKSGVIGMTKTAAKELASRNILVNAVAPGFIDTDMTEQLDDSIRAELLKLIPLERLGKAEDVAKVVAFLASDDANYITGQTIQVDGGMVM from the coding sequence ATGAATAAGATGACACAAAAAGTAGCATTAGTAACAGGAGCTTCTCGTGGAATTGGTCGTGCAATTGCATTAGAACTTGCTCAAAGAGGATATGATGTAGCGATCAATTATGCCGGAAGTGAAGATAAGGCAAAAGAAGTTGCAGCATCGGTACAACAACTTGGACGAAAAGCTATTGTTGTGAAAGCTGATGTCACGAACGAAAGTGACGTTAAATCAATGGTTAAGTCTGTTATAACAGAGCTAGGATCAATAGATATATTGGTTAATAACGCTGGCATTACGAGAGATAATTTATTGATCAGAATGAAAGAAGATGAATTTGATCAAGTTATTAATACAAACCTTAAAGGCGTATTTCTTTGTATGAAAGCCGCTAGCCGTCCAATGATGAAGCAAAGAACAGGGAAAATTATTAATATTTCTTCAGTAGTTGGTATCAGTGGTAATCCAGGTCAAATGAATTACGTTGCTGCTAAGTCAGGTGTTATTGGAATGACAAAAACGGCTGCAAAAGAGCTTGCATCACGTAATATCTTAGTAAATGCAGTTGCACCAGGTTTTATTGATACAGATATGACAGAACAGTTAGACGATTCAATTAGAGCTGAGTTATTAAAATTGATCCCGCTAGAACGACTTGGTAAGGCAGAGGATGTTGCAAAAGTTGTAGCATTCTTAGCTTCAGACGATGCTAATTACATAACTGGTCAAACAATTCAAGTAGACGGTGGTATGGTTATGTAA
- a CDS encoding DUF1128 domain-containing protein: MNLSEANQKNLAYMLDSIGKQLDVANPSLLDPEDYNIDKYDDLKWLYDFVVNKNNISIAEKEAFIEELATIRK; the protein is encoded by the coding sequence ATGAATTTATCAGAAGCCAATCAAAAAAATTTAGCATATATGTTAGATAGCATCGGTAAACAATTAGATGTAGCTAATCCTAGCTTGCTTGATCCTGAAGATTATAATATTGATAAATACGATGATCTTAAGTGGTTGTATGATTTTGTGGTAAATAAAAACAATATCAGTATTGCTGAAAAAGAGGCTTTTATTGAAGAACTAGCCACAATACGTAAATAA
- the fabD gene encoding ACP S-malonyltransferase, producing the protein MKKLAFVFPGQGSQQVGMGQSFLEASDENKLVFNEADQLLGYSLSEMIASGPESELTKTIHTQPALLLVSTIVSRELSKVGINPIVVAGHSLGEYSALVAAGVLSLEDALLLVQKRGELMEEAYPKGKGAMAAVLGLDRPEIEQQLKELEEPVDLANLNCPGQIVISGTKLGVEQAIPKLIEAGAKRVIPLNVSGPFHSRLMKPAAERFQTVLEQMEFQDSAIPVFSNVTAKIVHDKDQIKELLVKQLYSPVRFQEIIEDLLAQDYDAIVEVGNGKVLSGLIKKVSRRAKVFAVSDQATLKKLIDWYQEDE; encoded by the coding sequence ATGAAAAAATTAGCATTTGTTTTTCCAGGTCAAGGCTCACAACAAGTTGGGATGGGTCAGTCATTTTTAGAGGCAAGTGATGAAAATAAGCTCGTGTTTAATGAAGCTGATCAATTACTTGGATACTCATTGTCAGAAATGATAGCGTCAGGTCCAGAATCAGAATTAACAAAAACGATTCACACACAACCTGCATTGTTGCTCGTCAGCACAATCGTCAGTCGAGAATTATCAAAAGTAGGCATTAATCCAATAGTAGTTGCTGGTCATAGTCTAGGTGAATATAGTGCGCTCGTAGCTGCAGGTGTGCTTTCATTAGAAGATGCCTTACTGCTTGTCCAAAAGCGTGGAGAGCTAATGGAGGAAGCATATCCAAAAGGTAAAGGCGCTATGGCAGCCGTATTAGGCTTAGATCGACCTGAGATTGAACAACAATTAAAAGAGCTTGAAGAACCTGTTGATTTAGCAAATCTAAATTGTCCTGGACAAATTGTTATTTCTGGTACAAAGCTAGGTGTCGAACAAGCGATACCTAAATTAATTGAAGCAGGGGCGAAGCGTGTTATTCCACTTAATGTTAGTGGGCCATTTCACTCAAGATTAATGAAGCCAGCTGCAGAGAGATTTCAAACTGTGTTAGAGCAAATGGAATTCCAAGATTCAGCTATCCCTGTGTTTTCAAATGTTACTGCAAAAATTGTTCATGATAAAGATCAAATTAAAGAGCTGCTTGTTAAGCAACTTTACTCACCTGTTAGATTCCAGGAAATAATTGAAGATCTACTCGCTCAAGATTATGATGCGATTGTTGAGGTTGGTAATGGTAAAGTATTATCAGGTCTCATTAAGAAAGTATCGCGACGAGCTAAAGTCTTTGCAGTCTCTGATCAAGCAACGTTGAAAAAGTTAATTGATTGGTACCAGGAGGATGAATAA
- a CDS encoding putative DNA-binding protein, translated as MLEKTTQINFLFDFYQPLLTPKQRDYMNLYYLEDHSLGEIAEQFDVSRQAVYDNIRRTEAMLLNYEEKLKLHEKFMERQQLLDELNKLIVEEEQDKAIQLIKRLKELD; from the coding sequence ATGTTAGAGAAAACAACACAAATCAATTTCTTATTTGATTTTTATCAACCATTATTAACACCAAAGCAACGAGATTATATGAACCTTTATTATTTGGAGGATCATTCATTAGGTGAAATAGCCGAGCAATTTGACGTATCTAGACAGGCTGTTTATGATAATATTCGCCGAACAGAAGCGATGTTACTTAATTATGAAGAAAAGTTAAAATTACATGAGAAATTTATGGAACGTCAACAATTACTTGATGAATTGAATAAGTTAATTGTTGAAGAAGAACAAGATAAAGCAATACAATTAATCAAAAGACTGAAAGAATTAGATTAG
- a CDS encoding acyl carrier protein, with translation MSDTFERVKRIVVDRLDVEEDKVTLDASFQKDLEADSLDVVELVMELEDEFDMEIADDEAEKIETVGDAVEYIDSQS, from the coding sequence ATGTCAGATACATTTGAAAGAGTAAAGCGCATTGTCGTTGATCGATTAGATGTTGAGGAGGACAAAGTTACCCTAGATGCTTCATTCCAAAAAGATTTAGAGGCAGACTCACTTGACGTTGTTGAACTTGTAATGGAATTAGAAGATGAGTTCGACATGGAGATCGCTGATGATGAAGCAGAGAAAATTGAAACAGTAGGCGATGCTGTTGAATACATAGACAGCCAGTCTTAA